From the genome of Arthrobacter alpinus, one region includes:
- a CDS encoding GNAT family N-acetyltransferase encodes MIIRREKPADRPEIFALIEQVFPEPVEAKLLRELFASREYLPELSIVAESESGEILGHVISTRGWVGESPALGLGPIGVLSAYQQQGVGSALMQASIDTANAAGEPVVLLLGSTDYYPRFGFVPADSVGIISPDPSWGSHFMALPLAGFHTGIRGHFKYAEPFNNL; translated from the coding sequence ATGATCATTAGACGTGAAAAGCCAGCCGACAGGCCGGAGATCTTTGCCCTGATTGAGCAGGTGTTCCCGGAACCGGTGGAGGCAAAACTTCTGCGGGAACTCTTTGCCTCGAGGGAGTACCTGCCGGAACTGTCGATTGTCGCAGAATCGGAGTCCGGGGAGATCCTTGGCCACGTGATCAGTACCCGCGGCTGGGTGGGGGAGAGCCCCGCTTTAGGGCTCGGTCCCATTGGGGTGCTGTCCGCCTACCAACAACAAGGTGTGGGTTCGGCACTGATGCAGGCTTCCATCGACACGGCCAATGCCGCGGGTGAACCCGTTGTCCTCTTGCTGGGCAGTACCGACTATTATCCGCGGTTTGGCTTTGTCCCGGCTGATTCCGTGGGCATCATTTCCCCGGACCCGTCGTGGGGTTCACATTTCATGGCCCTGCCGCTGGCTGGATTCCATACCGGCATCCGCGGCCATTTCAAATATGCGGAACCTTTTAACAACTTGTGA
- a CDS encoding TerC family protein, translating into MNVSPLIWGITIVVILALLAFDYFFHIRKAHIPTLREAAIWSSIYVGLALVFGVVVWILGGATMGGEYFAGYITEKALSVDNLFVFLVIMASFKVPREDQQKVLLFGIVFALIARTAFIFAGAALINTWSWMFYIFGIILLITAGNLLKEEDSNDEGADNFIIKLAKRLFNTSDQYDGDKLFTKIDGKKVLTPMLLVMVAIGGTDLLFALDSIPAIFGLTQNVFIVFTATAFSLMGLRQLYFLLDGLLDRLIYLSYGLATILAFIGVKLVLHALHENNLPFINGGEHVPVFEISTGLSLMVIIGVLAVTIIASLVSKSGKAQTVLNNARRHAESYLDLDYTADQGERERVYSLLMVEEKAIETMEPKYRDKHKDSEEIFEQIATAHQQHKDYLKK; encoded by the coding sequence ATGAACGTATCCCCTCTGATCTGGGGCATCACCATTGTCGTCATCCTGGCCCTGCTGGCCTTTGACTACTTTTTCCACATCCGTAAGGCGCACATTCCCACCCTGCGTGAGGCCGCCATCTGGTCCTCCATCTATGTGGGGCTGGCCCTTGTCTTCGGCGTGGTGGTCTGGATCCTCGGCGGTGCCACCATGGGCGGGGAGTACTTTGCCGGCTACATCACTGAAAAGGCCTTGAGTGTCGACAACCTCTTTGTCTTCCTTGTCATCATGGCTAGCTTCAAGGTACCCCGCGAAGACCAGCAGAAGGTCCTGCTCTTCGGCATCGTCTTCGCCCTGATCGCCCGCACAGCGTTTATCTTTGCCGGTGCCGCGCTGATCAACACCTGGTCCTGGATGTTCTACATCTTCGGCATCATCTTGCTCATCACGGCAGGGAACCTGCTCAAGGAGGAGGACAGCAACGACGAAGGCGCCGACAACTTCATCATCAAGTTGGCCAAGCGCCTGTTCAACACCTCTGATCAGTACGACGGTGACAAGCTTTTCACCAAGATCGACGGTAAGAAGGTCCTCACTCCGATGCTGCTGGTCATGGTCGCCATTGGCGGCACCGACCTGCTCTTCGCCCTGGACTCCATTCCGGCCATCTTCGGCCTGACCCAGAACGTGTTCATCGTCTTTACCGCGACGGCCTTCTCCCTGATGGGCCTGCGTCAGCTGTACTTCCTGCTGGACGGCCTCCTGGATAGGCTGATCTACCTCTCCTACGGCCTGGCCACCATCCTGGCCTTCATCGGTGTCAAGCTGGTCCTGCACGCCCTGCATGAGAACAACCTGCCGTTCATCAACGGTGGCGAGCACGTCCCGGTCTTCGAGATCTCCACGGGCCTGTCCCTGATGGTGATCATCGGCGTCCTGGCCGTGACCATCATCGCCTCCCTCGTCAGCAAGTCCGGTAAGGCCCAGACGGTCCTGAACAACGCCCGCCGCCACGCCGAAAGCTACCTGGATCTGGACTACACAGCAGATCAGGGCGAGCGCGAGCGTGTCTACAGCCTGCTCATGGTCGAGGAGAAGGCCATCGAAACCATGGAGCCGAAGTACCGTGACAAGCACAAGGACTCCGAGGAGATCTTTGAGCAGATTGCCACGGCTCACCAGCAGCACAAGGATTACCTGAAAAAGTAA
- a CDS encoding NAD(P)/FAD-dependent oxidoreductase: MAISPTFSARPRVLVVGGGYVGLYTALNLQKKIAKSGGIVTLVDPLPYMTYQPFLPEVAGGNIEARHAVVSHRKHLKHTELIQGSVTSIDHENRTAVIAPVDGATPFELPYHDVVMAAGAITRTFPIKGLAESGIGLKTIEEAVALRNQVLSLIEQAGTETDPAVRKRHLTFVVVGGGFAGIETIAELEDMARAAVKLNNRVEQSELRFVLVEAMGRIMPEVTEKQAVWVVEHLRSRGMEVLLNTSLDNAEGDGIKLINLPDKSVAQEFDADTLIWTAGVMANPMIRATGFPLEPRGRVSTNTNLQVTGEFGVIENAWAAGDIAAVPDVTGGLPDGTCVPNAQHALRQAKRLAKNLWASRFNKPLKGYKHKNLGAVAGFGEWQGVAKIMGIQLKGPLAWLAHRGYHGLAMPTVERKFRVIMDWFVTMLAGRDLAQLENLQAPRRTFVAAATPAPKPAAKPAEVAKEEVTASK, from the coding sequence ATGGCAATTTCACCCACATTCTCAGCACGACCACGCGTCCTTGTAGTTGGCGGCGGTTACGTCGGCCTGTACACGGCCCTTAACCTGCAGAAGAAGATCGCAAAGTCCGGTGGCATCGTCACCCTTGTTGATCCCCTGCCCTACATGACGTACCAGCCCTTCCTGCCCGAGGTTGCCGGCGGCAACATCGAGGCACGTCACGCAGTGGTGTCGCACCGCAAGCACCTCAAGCACACTGAGCTGATCCAGGGCTCCGTCACGAGCATCGACCATGAAAACCGCACGGCAGTCATTGCCCCGGTTGACGGTGCCACCCCGTTCGAGCTGCCGTACCACGACGTGGTCATGGCTGCCGGTGCCATCACCCGCACCTTCCCGATCAAGGGCCTGGCCGAATCAGGCATCGGCCTAAAGACCATTGAAGAAGCCGTTGCGCTGCGCAACCAGGTGCTCTCGCTCATCGAGCAGGCCGGCACCGAGACCGATCCGGCTGTGCGCAAGCGCCACCTGACGTTCGTCGTCGTCGGCGGCGGCTTTGCCGGCATCGAGACCATTGCCGAGCTCGAGGACATGGCCCGCGCCGCCGTCAAGCTCAACAACCGCGTGGAGCAGTCCGAACTGCGCTTCGTGCTCGTGGAAGCCATGGGCCGCATCATGCCCGAGGTCACCGAGAAGCAGGCCGTCTGGGTTGTGGAGCACCTGCGCAGCCGCGGCATGGAAGTTCTGCTAAACACCTCCCTGGACAACGCCGAGGGCGACGGCATCAAGCTCATCAACCTGCCGGACAAGAGCGTGGCGCAGGAATTTGATGCGGACACGCTGATCTGGACCGCCGGCGTCATGGCCAACCCCATGATCCGCGCCACCGGCTTCCCGTTGGAACCCCGCGGCCGTGTCTCCACCAACACGAATCTGCAGGTCACCGGAGAATTCGGCGTCATCGAGAACGCCTGGGCTGCCGGCGACATTGCAGCCGTCCCGGATGTCACCGGCGGACTGCCGGACGGCACCTGCGTCCCGAACGCCCAGCACGCCCTGCGCCAGGCCAAGCGTCTCGCCAAGAACTTGTGGGCCAGCCGCTTCAACAAGCCGTTGAAGGGCTACAAGCACAAGAACCTCGGCGCCGTTGCAGGCTTCGGCGAGTGGCAAGGTGTTGCCAAGATCATGGGCATCCAACTCAAGGGCCCCCTGGCCTGGCTGGCACACCGCGGCTACCACGGCCTGGCCATGCCCACGGTGGAGCGCAAGTTCCGCGTCATCATGGACTGGTTCGTCACCATGCTGGCGGGCCGTGACTTGGCCCAGCTGGAAAACCTGCAGGCCCCCCGCCGCACCTTCGTCGCCGCCGCAACCCCGGCACCCAAGCCTGCTGCAAAGCCGGCCGAGGTAGCCAAAGAAGAAGTGACAGCTTCGAAGTAG
- a CDS encoding aldose 1-epimerase family protein, protein MNTPRILAASGQQFTLRRGGGCVIVASLAAGLRYYDRAGVELVESYGTDGTAPGAAGITLAPFANRVDGGRWELNGTVQQLDITEVERNNAIHGLLRNTGYTALESSDHHVLLEAGIFPQHGYPFLARHQVRYELLESGELRVEQTLINDSPTPAPFVLGAHPYFRIGNTAPEELTIMVDAQTRLAVTDRMIPTDRVPVGGIYDLRHGRPVKDAVMDTAFTHLAGSAADDGPSADDGVTRHTLHAPDGRSVSLWHDGTVRYVHVYITETFPGRSLAVAMEPMTGPANAFNSGEGLKWLEPGASFTMRWGIDSVLE, encoded by the coding sequence ATGAACACTCCAAGGATTCTTGCCGCCAGCGGCCAGCAGTTCACTTTGCGACGCGGCGGCGGTTGCGTCATCGTCGCGTCCCTAGCGGCAGGGCTACGCTACTACGACCGCGCCGGTGTTGAACTGGTGGAAAGCTACGGCACGGACGGGACCGCTCCCGGCGCGGCCGGCATCACCCTTGCCCCGTTCGCCAACCGGGTGGACGGCGGGCGATGGGAGCTAAATGGCACCGTCCAGCAACTGGACATCACCGAAGTTGAGCGCAACAACGCCATTCACGGATTGCTGCGCAATACCGGTTACACGGCACTGGAGTCCTCCGATCATCACGTGCTGCTGGAGGCAGGCATTTTCCCGCAGCATGGCTACCCGTTCCTGGCCAGGCACCAAGTCCGGTACGAGCTCCTCGAGTCCGGGGAACTGCGCGTGGAACAGACGCTAATCAACGACTCACCGACACCGGCGCCCTTCGTCCTGGGGGCGCACCCGTACTTCCGCATAGGAAATACGGCGCCGGAGGAACTGACCATCATGGTGGACGCGCAGACTCGCCTGGCAGTCACGGACCGCATGATCCCCACGGACCGGGTTCCGGTGGGTGGCATCTACGATTTACGCCACGGGCGCCCCGTCAAGGACGCTGTCATGGATACCGCTTTCACGCACCTTGCCGGCTCCGCCGCGGACGACGGTCCTTCCGCGGACGACGGCGTGACCCGGCACACGCTGCACGCACCGGATGGGCGCAGCGTGAGTTTGTGGCACGACGGCACTGTGCGCTACGTCCACGTCTACATCACCGAAACTTTCCCCGGCCGCTCCCTGGCCGTCGCCATGGAGCCCATGACCGGGCCGGCCAACGCGTTCAACTCCGGCGAGGGCCTGAAGTGGCTGGAGCCAGGAGCCTCATTCACCATGCGCTGGGGCATAGATTCTGTCCTCGAATAA
- a CDS encoding Bax inhibitor-1/YccA family membrane protein produces the protein MALGGNPVFANNKNFKEVPASQGGYINGGTDTMPGQAQLSARQLQDLYNKPSAKGAQTGRMSYDDVIMKTVFTLALVLVGAALGWFVPVLMWPGMIVGLVLGLVNSFKKQPSPGLILSYALFEGMFLGGISGILEQVYPGIAIQAVLGTLSVFLVTLVLFRNAKIRATPKMTRFFIIALSGYALFSLINFFLMVFNVTTTPWGINGMNIPGTNIPFGVVIGLFAIGLAAFSLIVDFTSIEKGVQNGVPAKYAWTAAFGLTVTLVWLYLEILRLLAILRGNN, from the coding sequence ATGGCACTTGGTGGAAACCCGGTCTTTGCCAACAACAAGAACTTCAAGGAAGTTCCCGCCTCACAGGGCGGCTACATTAACGGCGGTACGGACACCATGCCGGGGCAGGCACAGCTTTCTGCCCGTCAGTTGCAGGACCTGTACAACAAGCCCTCTGCCAAGGGTGCGCAGACCGGGCGCATGAGCTACGACGACGTCATCATGAAGACTGTCTTCACCCTGGCATTGGTTCTTGTTGGCGCGGCCCTTGGCTGGTTCGTGCCGGTGCTGATGTGGCCCGGCATGATCGTGGGCCTTGTGCTGGGCCTGGTCAACTCCTTCAAGAAGCAGCCCTCCCCGGGGCTGATCCTTAGCTACGCCTTGTTTGAAGGCATGTTCCTGGGGGGCATCTCCGGAATTCTGGAACAGGTCTACCCGGGTATCGCCATCCAGGCCGTGCTGGGTACCCTGAGCGTGTTCCTGGTGACGCTGGTACTCTTCCGCAACGCCAAGATTCGTGCCACACCCAAGATGACACGCTTTTTCATCATCGCCCTGTCCGGCTACGCGCTGTTCTCCCTGATCAACTTCTTCCTGATGGTCTTCAACGTCACCACGACCCCCTGGGGCATCAACGGGATGAACATTCCCGGAACCAACATCCCGTTCGGTGTGGTCATCGGCCTGTTCGCCATCGGGCTGGCCGCGTTCTCGCTGATCGTTGACTTTACCTCGATCGAAAAGGGCGTCCAGAACGGCGTGCCCGCCAAATACGCCTGGACGGCCGCCTTTGGCCTGACGGTGACCTTGGTGTGGCTGTACCTGGAGATCCTGCGCCTGCTTGCCATCCTGCGCGGCAACAACTAG
- a CDS encoding Ppx/GppA phosphatase family protein: MRVAAIDCGTNSIRLLIADVATGGHGRERETPILTDVLREMRVVRLGQGVDATGMLADEALERTFAATEDYAALIRDHSVDRIRFVATSATRDAGNRDVFVAGIKDRLGVEPVVVCGAEEAGLSFTGAASVLPTLKDELVLVVDLGGGSTEFVVGNADGVQAAISTDMGCVRFTERYLLSDPPTATEIAAAEAAVEAKLVDVLAVVPLAAVTRVVGVAGTVTTITAQALALASYDSEAIHAAVVPLQDMDKAAGELLGMSRAERASLGFMHPGRVDVIGAGSLIWRTVLRRLAVLTQGRLESATASEHDILDGIALGAAGRLD, from the coding sequence ATGCGCGTCGCCGCCATTGATTGTGGGACCAACTCCATCCGCCTGCTCATCGCCGACGTCGCCACGGGCGGCCACGGGCGGGAACGCGAAACTCCCATACTGACCGACGTCCTTCGCGAAATGCGCGTGGTGAGGTTGGGACAGGGCGTTGACGCCACGGGAATGCTGGCCGACGAGGCGCTTGAGCGCACCTTTGCCGCGACGGAGGACTACGCGGCACTCATCCGGGACCACAGCGTAGACCGCATCAGGTTTGTTGCCACCAGTGCAACACGCGACGCCGGCAACCGTGACGTTTTTGTTGCCGGCATCAAAGACCGGCTGGGTGTGGAACCTGTCGTTGTCTGCGGAGCGGAGGAAGCCGGACTGTCCTTTACCGGTGCCGCCAGCGTCCTGCCGACACTGAAGGATGAACTGGTTCTGGTCGTTGACTTAGGCGGGGGCAGCACCGAGTTTGTGGTGGGAAACGCCGACGGCGTCCAGGCCGCCATCAGCACCGACATGGGCTGCGTCAGATTCACCGAACGGTATCTGCTCAGCGACCCGCCCACCGCTACGGAAATCGCAGCGGCCGAGGCAGCCGTGGAAGCGAAACTGGTCGATGTCCTGGCCGTGGTACCCCTGGCCGCTGTGACGCGGGTGGTGGGGGTGGCAGGCACTGTCACCACCATCACGGCCCAAGCCCTCGCACTGGCCAGCTATGACAGCGAGGCCATCCATGCCGCCGTCGTACCCCTGCAAGACATGGACAAGGCGGCTGGCGAACTGCTGGGCATGAGCCGGGCAGAACGAGCCAGCCTAGGCTTCATGCACCCGGGGCGTGTAGATGTGATTGGCGCCGGTTCGCTCATCTGGCGGACGGTGCTGCGCAGGCTTGCCGTGTTGACCCAGGGGCGCCTGGAATCGGCAACCGCCAGTGAACACGATATTCTGGATGGAATCGCCCTAGGCGCGGCCGGGAGACTCGACTGA
- the galT gene encoding galactose-1-phosphate uridylyltransferase: MTIATSTHLADGRELIYFDDGQHAKAHTALDTRPLDPRSEENTGELRFDALTGDWVAIAAHRQTRTYLPPANQCPLCPTTGENLSEIPDSSYDVAVFENRFPSLGPALGAIAQAPVWGTKGRAFGRCEVVAFTPEHTGSFGGLSTQRARTVIDAWAQRTEALSALPGIKQVFPFENRGQDIGVTLHHPHGQIYAYSYVPPRSAVMATAALKHFQAHDGRETLLGSIVSKESASGERMIAQGKHFSAYVPFAAHMPLEIHLTPHRQVADFTALNDAERDELAVMYLDVLRRVDNLYDTPTPYIAAWHQAPLDSALRAPGRLHLELTSPRRAADKLKFLAGSEAAMGAFINDTTPEQTAAVLRATSTALKAPAGAKVTDQKVRIR; the protein is encoded by the coding sequence ATGACGATTGCCACCAGCACCCACTTGGCCGACGGCCGGGAACTCATCTACTTTGACGACGGCCAACACGCCAAGGCTCACACGGCCCTGGACACCAGGCCGCTTGATCCGCGCTCGGAAGAGAACACCGGCGAGCTTCGCTTCGACGCCCTGACGGGCGACTGGGTGGCCATTGCCGCACACCGCCAGACCCGTACGTACCTTCCACCCGCAAACCAGTGCCCGTTGTGCCCCACCACCGGGGAGAACCTGTCCGAGATTCCCGATTCAAGCTACGACGTTGCGGTATTTGAGAACCGTTTCCCCTCCCTGGGACCAGCCCTGGGCGCCATTGCCCAGGCCCCGGTCTGGGGCACCAAGGGGCGCGCGTTTGGCCGCTGCGAAGTGGTGGCTTTCACCCCGGAGCACACCGGCTCCTTTGGTGGGCTGTCCACCCAACGTGCCCGCACCGTCATTGACGCATGGGCGCAACGGACAGAGGCGCTGAGCGCGTTGCCCGGCATCAAACAGGTCTTCCCCTTTGAGAACCGCGGCCAAGACATTGGCGTGACGCTGCACCACCCGCACGGGCAGATCTATGCATATTCCTACGTACCACCGCGCAGCGCCGTCATGGCCACAGCCGCCCTGAAACACTTTCAGGCCCACGACGGCCGGGAGACACTTCTGGGCTCCATCGTGTCCAAGGAGTCAGCGTCAGGCGAGCGGATGATCGCCCAGGGCAAGCACTTCAGCGCCTATGTGCCGTTTGCCGCGCACATGCCCCTGGAAATCCACCTCACCCCGCACCGGCAGGTAGCCGACTTCACGGCGCTCAACGACGCCGAACGCGACGAGCTCGCCGTCATGTACCTTGATGTCCTGCGCCGCGTGGACAACCTCTACGACACCCCCACGCCGTACATTGCCGCCTGGCACCAGGCGCCGCTGGATTCGGCACTCCGCGCGCCGGGCCGCTTGCACCTAGAACTCACCTCCCCGCGCCGCGCCGCCGACAAGTTGAAGTTCCTAGCCGGTTCCGAAGCCGCCATGGGCGCCTTTATCAACGACACCACCCCTGAGCAAACGGCGGCCGTGTTGCGTGCCACCTCCACCGCACTAAAAGCTCCCGCCGGAGCCAAAGTGACAGATCAGAAAGTTAGGATCCGATGA
- a CDS encoding S8 family peptidase: MALAPRPQQQRTRLRSIAAAAVTLAMAASMALAGAPAASADDIRNRQYWLEQSGITKAWEVSQGEGVKVAVIDSGIDTTHIDLKGAVVGGTDMSGSGDAKGTKGVGAEPEHGTLVATMLGGRGHSDASAKPGSEPAVGAGPDGVIGVAPKAEMLSVSVWLGSENPSGKNIDDQIPAAVTWAVDNGAKVINMSLGSTSTAWPQSWDDAFAYAEAKDVVIVAAAGNRKSGSEQVGAPATIPGVLAVGGLDKDGNASVDSSSQGISIGVSAPAEDLAGGLPGGGYARWSGTSGAAPIVSGVAALIRSKYPEMSAAQVINRIISTAKPKGDGVPNALYGYGILDADAALKTDVPVVEKNPLGSIADWIHVHRRGQVSEAPPTVSSAPTAPRSKPTLIEAAAPQALPAEKLTSSAPALISLGFLGLIVLILAGGGTHLLLVRRRLLTAGGAGPSGTAGADVASGTDGGGTTAERVGHKH, translated from the coding sequence ATGGCCTTAGCGCCACGGCCACAACAACAACGGACACGGTTGCGCAGCATCGCAGCCGCCGCCGTGACTCTGGCGATGGCCGCGTCAATGGCCTTGGCAGGCGCCCCTGCGGCCTCGGCCGACGACATCCGCAACCGCCAATACTGGCTGGAACAGTCAGGAATCACTAAAGCCTGGGAAGTTTCGCAGGGCGAAGGCGTCAAGGTTGCCGTCATCGACAGCGGGATCGACACCACCCACATTGACCTCAAGGGTGCAGTGGTGGGCGGAACCGACATGTCCGGCTCCGGAGACGCCAAGGGCACCAAGGGTGTGGGCGCCGAGCCCGAGCACGGCACGCTCGTGGCCACCATGCTCGGCGGCCGCGGACACTCCGACGCTTCAGCGAAACCGGGTTCAGAGCCCGCCGTCGGCGCCGGCCCCGACGGCGTGATCGGAGTGGCACCCAAAGCCGAAATGCTCAGCGTGTCCGTCTGGCTCGGAAGCGAAAACCCGTCAGGAAAGAACATTGACGACCAAATCCCCGCCGCGGTGACATGGGCTGTTGACAACGGCGCCAAGGTCATCAACATGTCCCTGGGCAGCACCTCCACTGCATGGCCGCAGAGCTGGGATGACGCCTTTGCCTATGCCGAAGCTAAGGACGTGGTCATCGTGGCAGCCGCAGGAAACCGCAAGTCCGGGAGCGAACAAGTCGGCGCGCCAGCCACGATTCCCGGCGTCCTAGCCGTGGGTGGTCTGGACAAGGACGGCAACGCCAGTGTGGACTCCTCCTCCCAGGGCATCAGCATTGGGGTGAGCGCCCCTGCCGAGGATCTGGCCGGCGGGCTGCCGGGCGGCGGCTATGCGCGGTGGAGCGGGACCAGCGGTGCAGCACCCATCGTCTCCGGGGTGGCGGCCCTGATCAGGTCCAAGTACCCGGAAATGTCTGCGGCGCAGGTCATCAACCGGATCATCTCAACCGCCAAACCCAAGGGTGACGGCGTACCTAATGCGTTGTACGGGTACGGGATACTGGACGCCGACGCGGCCCTGAAGACCGATGTGCCCGTCGTCGAGAAAAACCCGCTCGGCAGCATTGCCGACTGGATTCATGTGCACCGCCGGGGCCAAGTCAGTGAAGCGCCGCCCACAGTTAGCTCCGCGCCCACCGCACCACGAAGCAAACCGACACTGATCGAGGCAGCGGCCCCCCAGGCCCTGCCGGCGGAAAAGCTGACAAGTAGCGCCCCGGCACTGATCTCGCTGGGATTCCTGGGCCTGATAGTGCTGATCCTAGCCGGTGGAGGCACGCATCTATTGCTGGTGCGACGCCGGCTCCTGACGGCGGGAGGCGCGGGACCCTCGGGAACTGCTGGAGCCGACGTCGCATCCGGCACAGACGGTGGCGGCACCACAGCCGAGAGGGTCGGTCACAAGCACTAG
- the galK gene encoding galactokinase, with product MSESLSPEQIVEAFTAAFGQAPDGVWSAPGRVNLIGEHTDYNEGFVLPFAIDRTAGVAIGLRQDSTARLLSSYGDQGVVTVDMDSLSHDTMSGWTAYPLGVVWVLGQMGVSVGGFDLFLHSTVPSGAGLSSSAAIECAVASAFNELAAAGLSSKELVLVGQRAENEVVGAPTGILDQSASLLSTQGHAVFLDCRTQTSRPVPLDLAADGLLVLVVDTKVTHAHATGGYAARRASCELGAQVLGVAALRDVTAADLGEAAGLLDPETFRRVRHIVTENQRVLDTVAVLDDAGPGAIGALLTASHASMRDDFEISCPELDLAVDTALAHGALGARMTGGGFGGSAIALIRAASEAAVRTAVLAAFADAGFTTPDIFAVSPAPGARRLQ from the coding sequence ATGAGTGAATCCTTGAGCCCGGAACAGATCGTGGAAGCGTTCACCGCCGCGTTTGGGCAGGCACCCGATGGTGTGTGGTCCGCTCCCGGGCGGGTGAACCTGATTGGTGAGCACACCGATTACAACGAAGGCTTTGTGCTGCCGTTCGCCATTGACCGCACGGCCGGTGTTGCCATTGGCCTGCGCCAGGACAGCACCGCACGGCTGCTCTCCAGCTACGGCGACCAGGGCGTGGTCACGGTGGACATGGACTCGCTTTCGCACGACACCATGAGCGGCTGGACGGCTTACCCGCTGGGCGTGGTGTGGGTGCTGGGCCAGATGGGCGTCAGCGTTGGCGGCTTTGACCTGTTCTTGCACTCTACGGTGCCGTCAGGGGCCGGCTTGTCCTCCTCGGCAGCCATCGAGTGCGCCGTGGCGAGCGCGTTCAACGAGCTGGCCGCCGCCGGATTGAGTTCCAAGGAGCTGGTGTTGGTGGGCCAGCGGGCGGAGAACGAGGTGGTGGGTGCTCCCACGGGCATCCTGGACCAGTCGGCGTCGTTACTGTCAACCCAGGGCCATGCCGTGTTCCTGGACTGTCGCACACAGACCTCTCGGCCGGTTCCCTTGGATCTGGCCGCGGACGGGTTGCTGGTCCTGGTCGTGGACACGAAGGTCACGCACGCCCATGCCACGGGCGGCTATGCTGCCCGGCGCGCCTCCTGTGAACTCGGTGCGCAGGTCCTTGGTGTTGCGGCCCTGCGCGATGTCACCGCGGCGGATCTGGGGGAGGCTGCCGGCTTGCTGGACCCTGAAACGTTCCGCCGGGTGCGCCACATCGTCACGGAGAACCAGCGTGTCCTGGACACTGTTGCCGTGCTGGACGACGCCGGGCCGGGGGCCATTGGTGCGCTTCTCACCGCCAGCCACGCCTCCATGCGCGACGACTTTGAAATCTCCTGCCCCGAACTTGACCTCGCCGTGGACACGGCCCTGGCGCACGGGGCGTTGGGGGCCCGCATGACAGGTGGCGGCTTTGGCGGTTCGGCCATCGCCTTGATTCGCGCCGCCTCCGAAGCAGCCGTCCGCACTGCCGTGCTGGCTGCCTTTGCCGACGCGGGGTTCACCACTCCTGACATCTTTGCCGTCTCGCCCGCACCCGGAGCGCGACGGCTCCAATAA
- a CDS encoding DeoR/GlpR family DNA-binding transcription regulator, protein MLAPERQSRILKELQLHEAVRVTDIAATLNVSEMTIRRDIETLDQQGLARKVHGGAMGLVRLSALEPGFSLNVDRELQAKTSIAREALALIRPGMALALTGGTTTYQLAVHLSAAMETLHNLTVVTNSLKVAELLYRHQGDSQCHVIVTGGERTPSEALVGPITLMALRTLNTDLCFMGAHGLDAQRGLTSPNLLEAETNAAFIESTSRLVVLADSTKFQVRALATIAAVSAVDTIITDDGTSVAMRELFASLVPNFTAAAPATPNALAPTTGKPL, encoded by the coding sequence ATGCTGGCACCTGAACGTCAGTCACGCATCTTGAAGGAACTCCAACTCCACGAGGCAGTGCGGGTGACCGATATCGCCGCGACGCTCAATGTCTCCGAGATGACGATCCGCCGCGATATTGAAACCCTTGATCAGCAAGGGCTCGCCAGAAAAGTCCACGGCGGTGCCATGGGCCTGGTACGGCTCAGCGCTCTGGAACCTGGGTTCTCGCTGAATGTGGATAGAGAACTGCAAGCCAAGACCTCCATCGCCCGCGAAGCTTTGGCCCTGATCCGGCCCGGCATGGCGCTGGCCCTGACAGGCGGCACCACCACCTACCAGCTGGCCGTTCACCTGTCCGCCGCCATGGAAACACTGCACAACCTGACAGTGGTGACCAACTCCTTGAAAGTGGCCGAACTCCTGTACCGCCATCAAGGCGATTCCCAGTGCCATGTCATTGTCACCGGTGGCGAGCGCACCCCGTCGGAAGCCCTGGTGGGTCCCATCACGCTGATGGCGCTGCGCACCCTCAACACGGACCTGTGTTTTATGGGCGCGCACGGTCTGGATGCCCAGCGTGGCCTGACCAGCCCCAACCTGCTCGAGGCCGAGACCAACGCCGCGTTCATCGAGTCCACCAGCCGCCTGGTGGTGTTAGCCGACAGTACCAAGTTCCAAGTCCGTGCGCTGGCCACGATTGCTGCGGTGAGTGCTGTGGACACGATCATCACCGACGACGGCACCAGCGTGGCCATGCGCGAACTGTTCGCCTCCCTTGTCCCAAACTTCACAGCTGCGGCACCCGCCACCCCGAATGCCCTTGCGCCCACAACAGGAAAGCCCCTATGA